A DNA window from Solanum lycopersicum chromosome 3, SLM_r2.1 contains the following coding sequences:
- the LOC101266306 gene encoding uncharacterized protein isoform X1 yields MFKSSKWKKEKIKTVFQMQFQVTQVPKLKAKKLMISLVPADAGKPTVRLGKAAIIEGTCSWENPIYETVKLIRDPKTGKFKQNIYYFAVASGSSKSGFLGEVGLDFADLVEATESLVVSLPLMPLETGAILHVAVQNMQGAQETRPTEDSDISRTESLDQSFETELGSNGHYGNGHCTSTEDGELNETFHYSMQNSIPRDPQPKNSLVKQFTSQNAINPLERHLHQRSSTDCSLGSDLDGSVTDTTHKSEEDLLDTAQETSSNSFEFMKNKIVMLERQAELSEMELQTLRKQIVKETKRAQEQSRQISNLKEERDVLKIKCEKLNLRCTDEVNAVASDNAGADDKKSTALLEEIRHKLQKEKNLNSKLMLKLQKTEDSNSELILTVRDLNKMLDQKDKDISYLSEKVRSNKDLLEAAAERTYLKIDQNEDRKAKELKFAEESQSLKQTIEKLQDEIEVYKTDSNEMKAQMDQLESHCQVLEDEIEVYKRDNDEMKAQMDQLESHCQVLEDEIEVYKRDNNKMKALMDQLESHCQVLEKENDDINHNLEQCELQNLKTQQEHSESLASIKHFKLQVERLEEEMTTQTSQYSKSLDTINELETHVSVLEKELETQSQEFEEHLEAVTQDKVKQEQRAIKAEEGLRRARWSNAKAAQKLQEELKRLSDEMTLKIDEKEELVNDAVTEANVLREENKVLEELLQKSEEELKSTKEHYEREVLELKASSVEIGRLDLAGSAYCKQMKHREKVRYDTEQMEKSTAETEVEQKMTIQKELERELASVRREAEMFLEELIPLRTKVDEKKILEESLQSEVEKLHLQNDKLRCSTNQLKLENENLMKLVLKLQEQEDEPPAEATQDSIVAEGRKCMGENIHHQGNGFTEGINVQNGSRKIVNITRREVDSGRVAETINGQSQNTHDPEELRGQVALLTERNKHMEHELKDMQERYSEISLKFAEVEGERQQLVMALRNFKNGKK; encoded by the exons ATGTTCAAGTCTTCAAAATGGAAAAAGGAGAAGATCAAAACTGTATTTCAAATGCAGTTTCAGGTAACACAG GTGCCTAAGCTAAAAGCGAAAAAACTGATGATTTCACTAGTTCCGGCAGACGCTGGAAAGCCGACAGTGAGACTAGGAAAAGCAGCAATTATCGAAGGAACATGTTCATGGGAAAATCCTATTTACGAGACAGTGAAATTAATCAGGGATCCAAAAACAggaaaatttaaacaaaacatTTACTACTTTGCTGTGGCATCT GGATCATCAAAATCAGGTTTTCTGGGAGAAGTTGGTCTTGATTTTGCAGATTTGGTAGAGGCAACTGAAAGCTTAGTAGTATCCCTACCCCTAATGCCACTGGAAACTGGCGCGATTTTGCAT GTCGCAGTACAGAATATGCAAGGAGCTCAGGAAACCAG GCCTACTGAAGATAGTGATATTTCAAGGACAGAATCTCTAGATCAAAGCTTTGAAACAGAGCTAGGAAGCAATGGCCATTATGGAAACGGACATTGTACATCTACTGAA GATGGAGAGTTGAATGAAACATTTCATTACTCCATGCAAAATAGTATCCCACGGGACCCTCAACCTAAAAACAGTCTTGTGAAACAGTTCACCTCACAGAATGCAATTAATCCCCTTGAGAGACATCTACATCAGAGATCATCCACAGATTGCTCGCTTGGCTCTGATTTAGATGGGAGTGTAACTGACACAACACACAAATCAGAGGAGGATCTTCTAGACACTGCCCAAGAAACTTCAAGTAACAGTTTTGAGTTCATGAAAAATAAGATCGTAATGCTCGAGCGTCAGGCAGAATTGTCAGAAATGGAACTACAGACACTCAGAAAGCAAATTGTGAAAGAAACCAAAAGGGCACAGGAACAGTCGAGACAAATTTCTAATCTAAAAGAAGAGAGAGATGTCCTTAAAATCAAATGTGAGAAACTTAACCTGAGATGTACAGACGAGGTAAATGCAGTTGCTTCAGATAATGCAGGAGCAGATGACAAAAAATCGACAGCTCTATTGGAAGAAATCAGGCATAAACTTCAGAAAGAGAAGAACTTAAATAGCAAATTGATGCTGAAGCTGCAAAAGACAGAAGACTCAAATTCTGAATTGATTCTTACAGTAAGAGATCTGAACAAAATGTTGGACCAGAAAGATAAGGATATTTCATATCTTTCTGAAAAAGTTAGGTCCAATAAGGATCTGCTAGAGGCCGCTGCGGAGAGAACCTATCTCAAGATTGATCAGAATGAAGATAGAAAAGCTAAGGAGCTTAAATTTGCTGAGGAATCTCAATCACTGAAGCAGACAATTGAAAAATTACAGGATGAAATAGAGGTCTACAAGACAGACAGCAATGAAATGAAAGCACAGATGGACCAGCTTGAAAGCCATTGCCAAGTGTTGGAAGATGAAATAGAGGTCTACAAGAGAGACAACGATGAAATGAAAGCACAGATGGACCAGCTTGAAAGCCATTGCCAAGTGTTGGAAGATGAAATAGAGGTCTACAAGAGAGACAACAATAAAATGAAAGCACTAATGGACCAGCTTGAAAGCCATTGCCAAGTGTTGGAAAAGGAAAATGATGATATTAATCATAACCTAGAGCAATGTGAGCTGCAAAACCTTAAAACGCAACAAGAACACTCAGAATCTTTAGCCTCTATAAAGCACTTTAAACTCCAGGTGGAGAGACTAGAGGAAGAAATGACAACACAAACGTCACAGTACTCAAAATCATTGGATACAATAAATGAACTTGAAACACATGTTTCAGTGCTGGAGAAAGAACTGGAAACACAGTCGCAGGAATTTGAAGAACATCTGgaagcagtcacccaagacaaAGTTAAGCAGGAGCAGAGGGCGATAAAAGCAGAGGAAGGATTGAGAAGGGCAAGGTGGAGTAATGCAAAGGCAGCTCAGAAACTTCAGGAAGAATTAAAACGACTATCAGATGAAATGACATTGAAGATTGATGAGAAAGAAGAACTGGTCAATGATGCAGTGACGGAAGCAAATGTTCTGCGTGAGGAGAACAAAGTTTTAGAGGAATTACTGCAGAAATCTGAAGAAGAACTTAAATCAACGAAAGAACATTATGAAAGAGAAGTTCTTGAATTGAAAGCTTCATCAGTGGAGATAGGAAGGCTAGATCTAGCAGGGTCAGCGTACTGCAAACAAATGAAGCATAGAGAAAAAGTCAGATATGATACGGAGCAAATGGAAAAATCAACTGCTGAAACAGAGGTAGAACAAAAAATGACCATACAAAAGGAATTGGAGAGGGAGCTAGCTTCAGTGAGGAGGGAAGCAGAAATGTTTCTGGAGGAATTGATTCCCTTGAGGACTAAAGTGgatgaaaagaaaatacttGAAGAAAGTTTACAATCAGAAGTAGAGAAGCTACACCTACAGAATGACAAACTGAGATGCAGTACAAATCAACTGAAATTGGAAAATGAGAACCTGATGAAGCTGGTGCTCAAATTACAGGAACAG GAGGATGAACCACCTGCAGAAGCAACTCAGGATAGTATTGTAGCTGAAGGAAGAAAATGTATGGGGGAGAACATTCATCACCAAGGGAATGGCTTTACAGAAGGAATAAATGTGCAGAATGGATCCAGAAAAATTGTGAATATAACAAG AAGAGAAGTTGATTCAGGAAGAGTGGCAGAGACGATCAATGGCCAATCCCAAAATACACATGATCCTGAAGAATTACGGGGTCAAGTAGCTTTATTGACGGAGAGAAACAAACACATGGAGCATGAATTGAAggacatgcaagaaagatattcAGAAATAAGTCTTAAATTTGCAGAGGTAGAAGGTGAAAGGCAACAACTTGTCATGGCTTTGCGCAATTTTAAAAATGGAAAGAAGTAG
- the LOC101266306 gene encoding uncharacterized protein isoform X2, with amino-acid sequence MQNSIPRDPQPKNSLVKQFTSQNAINPLERHLHQRSSTDCSLGSDLDGSVTDTTHKSEEDLLDTAQETSSNSFEFMKNKIVMLERQAELSEMELQTLRKQIVKETKRAQEQSRQISNLKEERDVLKIKCEKLNLRCTDEVNAVASDNAGADDKKSTALLEEIRHKLQKEKNLNSKLMLKLQKTEDSNSELILTVRDLNKMLDQKDKDISYLSEKVRSNKDLLEAAAERTYLKIDQNEDRKAKELKFAEESQSLKQTIEKLQDEIEVYKTDSNEMKAQMDQLESHCQVLEDEIEVYKRDNDEMKAQMDQLESHCQVLEDEIEVYKRDNNKMKALMDQLESHCQVLEKENDDINHNLEQCELQNLKTQQEHSESLASIKHFKLQVERLEEEMTTQTSQYSKSLDTINELETHVSVLEKELETQSQEFEEHLEAVTQDKVKQEQRAIKAEEGLRRARWSNAKAAQKLQEELKRLSDEMTLKIDEKEELVNDAVTEANVLREENKVLEELLQKSEEELKSTKEHYEREVLELKASSVEIGRLDLAGSAYCKQMKHREKVRYDTEQMEKSTAETEVEQKMTIQKELERELASVRREAEMFLEELIPLRTKVDEKKILEESLQSEVEKLHLQNDKLRCSTNQLKLENENLMKLVLKLQEQEDEPPAEATQDSIVAEGRKCMGENIHHQGNGFTEGINVQNGSRKIVNITRREVDSGRVAETINGQSQNTHDPEELRGQVALLTERNKHMEHELKDMQERYSEISLKFAEVEGERQQLVMALRNFKNGKK; translated from the exons ATGCAAAATAGTATCCCACGGGACCCTCAACCTAAAAACAGTCTTGTGAAACAGTTCACCTCACAGAATGCAATTAATCCCCTTGAGAGACATCTACATCAGAGATCATCCACAGATTGCTCGCTTGGCTCTGATTTAGATGGGAGTGTAACTGACACAACACACAAATCAGAGGAGGATCTTCTAGACACTGCCCAAGAAACTTCAAGTAACAGTTTTGAGTTCATGAAAAATAAGATCGTAATGCTCGAGCGTCAGGCAGAATTGTCAGAAATGGAACTACAGACACTCAGAAAGCAAATTGTGAAAGAAACCAAAAGGGCACAGGAACAGTCGAGACAAATTTCTAATCTAAAAGAAGAGAGAGATGTCCTTAAAATCAAATGTGAGAAACTTAACCTGAGATGTACAGACGAGGTAAATGCAGTTGCTTCAGATAATGCAGGAGCAGATGACAAAAAATCGACAGCTCTATTGGAAGAAATCAGGCATAAACTTCAGAAAGAGAAGAACTTAAATAGCAAATTGATGCTGAAGCTGCAAAAGACAGAAGACTCAAATTCTGAATTGATTCTTACAGTAAGAGATCTGAACAAAATGTTGGACCAGAAAGATAAGGATATTTCATATCTTTCTGAAAAAGTTAGGTCCAATAAGGATCTGCTAGAGGCCGCTGCGGAGAGAACCTATCTCAAGATTGATCAGAATGAAGATAGAAAAGCTAAGGAGCTTAAATTTGCTGAGGAATCTCAATCACTGAAGCAGACAATTGAAAAATTACAGGATGAAATAGAGGTCTACAAGACAGACAGCAATGAAATGAAAGCACAGATGGACCAGCTTGAAAGCCATTGCCAAGTGTTGGAAGATGAAATAGAGGTCTACAAGAGAGACAACGATGAAATGAAAGCACAGATGGACCAGCTTGAAAGCCATTGCCAAGTGTTGGAAGATGAAATAGAGGTCTACAAGAGAGACAACAATAAAATGAAAGCACTAATGGACCAGCTTGAAAGCCATTGCCAAGTGTTGGAAAAGGAAAATGATGATATTAATCATAACCTAGAGCAATGTGAGCTGCAAAACCTTAAAACGCAACAAGAACACTCAGAATCTTTAGCCTCTATAAAGCACTTTAAACTCCAGGTGGAGAGACTAGAGGAAGAAATGACAACACAAACGTCACAGTACTCAAAATCATTGGATACAATAAATGAACTTGAAACACATGTTTCAGTGCTGGAGAAAGAACTGGAAACACAGTCGCAGGAATTTGAAGAACATCTGgaagcagtcacccaagacaaAGTTAAGCAGGAGCAGAGGGCGATAAAAGCAGAGGAAGGATTGAGAAGGGCAAGGTGGAGTAATGCAAAGGCAGCTCAGAAACTTCAGGAAGAATTAAAACGACTATCAGATGAAATGACATTGAAGATTGATGAGAAAGAAGAACTGGTCAATGATGCAGTGACGGAAGCAAATGTTCTGCGTGAGGAGAACAAAGTTTTAGAGGAATTACTGCAGAAATCTGAAGAAGAACTTAAATCAACGAAAGAACATTATGAAAGAGAAGTTCTTGAATTGAAAGCTTCATCAGTGGAGATAGGAAGGCTAGATCTAGCAGGGTCAGCGTACTGCAAACAAATGAAGCATAGAGAAAAAGTCAGATATGATACGGAGCAAATGGAAAAATCAACTGCTGAAACAGAGGTAGAACAAAAAATGACCATACAAAAGGAATTGGAGAGGGAGCTAGCTTCAGTGAGGAGGGAAGCAGAAATGTTTCTGGAGGAATTGATTCCCTTGAGGACTAAAGTGgatgaaaagaaaatacttGAAGAAAGTTTACAATCAGAAGTAGAGAAGCTACACCTACAGAATGACAAACTGAGATGCAGTACAAATCAACTGAAATTGGAAAATGAGAACCTGATGAAGCTGGTGCTCAAATTACAGGAACAG GAGGATGAACCACCTGCAGAAGCAACTCAGGATAGTATTGTAGCTGAAGGAAGAAAATGTATGGGGGAGAACATTCATCACCAAGGGAATGGCTTTACAGAAGGAATAAATGTGCAGAATGGATCCAGAAAAATTGTGAATATAACAAG AAGAGAAGTTGATTCAGGAAGAGTGGCAGAGACGATCAATGGCCAATCCCAAAATACACATGATCCTGAAGAATTACGGGGTCAAGTAGCTTTATTGACGGAGAGAAACAAACACATGGAGCATGAATTGAAggacatgcaagaaagatattcAGAAATAAGTCTTAAATTTGCAGAGGTAGAAGGTGAAAGGCAACAACTTGTCATGGCTTTGCGCAATTTTAAAAATGGAAAGAAGTAG